The window GACCTCGTCGTACTTCAGGACGTTCTTGCGCGTCTCGAAGTTCTGGGTCTCGACCTGCGACTGGGCCGACGCGATCGCGCGCGTCACCATCTTGTTCTCGATCGGCACGTCGTCGGGAACGTTCGCCATCGCCATGACGCGCTCGACCATCTGCGCCTTGAACAGACGCATCAGGTCGTCGCCCAGCGACAGGTAGAAGCGGGACTCGCCCGGGTCGCCCTGTCGGCCGGAGCGGCCGCGAAGCTGGTTGTCGATACGGCGCGACTCGTGGCGCTCGGTGCCCAGCACGTACAGCCCGCCGAGGTCCTTGACCTCCTCGAACTCCGCCTTCACCGCCGCCTCGGCCCGGGTGAGCGCCGAGGGGAGCGCGTGCGCCCACTCCTCGATGTGCTCCTCCGGGTCCAGGCCCTGCTGGCGCAGCTCGGCCTCGGCCAGGTCGTCCGGGTTGCCGCCGAGCTTGATGTCGGTACCGCGGCCGGCCATGTTCGTGGCGACCGTGACCGCGCCGCGGCGGCCGGCCTGGGCGACGATCGTCGCCTCACGGTCGTGCTGCTTGGCGTTGAGCACCTCGTGCGGGATGCCGCGCTTGGAGAGCTGCTGGGAGAGGTACTCGGACTTCTCGACCGACGTCGTACCGACGAGGATCGGCTGGCCCTTCTCGTGCTTCTCCGCGATGTCGTCGACGACGGCGGCGAACTTCGCGACCTCGGTCCGGTAGATCAGGTCCGGCTGGTCCTTGCGGACCATGTCGCGGTTGGTCGGGATCGGGACGACACCGAGCTTGTAGATCTGGTGGAACTCGGCGGCCTCGGTCATGGCCGTACCGGTCATGCCCGACAGCTTCGAGTAGAGGCGGAAGAAGTTCTGCAGGGTGATCGTGGCGAGGGTCTGGTTCTCGTCCTTGATGTCCACCCCTTCCTTCGCCTCGATCGCCTGGTGCATGCCCTCGTTGTAGCGGCGGCCGGCGAGGATACGGCCGGTGTGCTCGTCGACGATCATGACTTCGCCGTCGATGACGACGTAGTCCTTGTCGTTCTTGAAGAGCTCCTTGGCCTTGATCGCGTTGTTGAGGTAACCGACGAGCGGGGTGTTCACCGACTCGTAGAGGTTCTCGATGCCGAGCCAGTCCTCGACCTTGGCGACGCCGGTCTCGTGGATGGCGACGGTGCGCTTCTTCTCGTCGACCTCGTAGTCGCCGGTCTCCTCGATGCCCTTCAGCGGCTGGCCGGCCTCGCCCCTGGTCAGGCGGGTCACCAGCTTCGCGAAGTCGCCGTACCACTTCGTGGCCTGGTCGGCGGGGCCGGAGATGATCAGCGGGGTACGGGCCTCGTCGACCAGGATCGAGTCGACCTCGTCGACCACGGCGAAGTTGTGGCCGCGCTGGACGAGCTCGTCCTGGGACCACGCCATGTTGTCGCGCAGGTAGTCGAAGCCGAACTCGTTGTTCGTGCCGTAGGTGATGTCGCTGCCGTACTGCTCGCGGCGCTGGGCGGGCGACATGTTCGCCAGGATGCAGCCGACCTCGAGGCCGAGGAACTTGTGCACCCGGCCCATCAGCTCGGAGTCGCGCTCGGCCAGGTAGTCGTTCACCGTGATCAGGTGGACGCCCTTGCCGGACAGCGCGTTCAGGTACGCGGGCAGCGTGCCGACGAGGGTCTTGCCCTCACCGGTCTTCATCTCGGCCACGTAGCCGAGGTGCAGCGCCGCGCCACCCATGATCTGGACGTCGTAGTGCCGCTGGCCGAGGACGCGCTTGGCCGCCTCGCGTACGGTCGCGAAGGCCTCGGGGAGCAGGTCGTCCAGGGTCTCGCCGTCCTGGAAACGCTGCTTGTACTCGTCCGTGAGCGCACGCAACTCGGCGTCGGAGAGGTTGACGAAGTCCTCTTCGATGGAGTTGACCTGGTCCGCGATGCGGTGCAGTTTGCGCAGGATCTTGCCTTCGCCTGCACGCATGAGCTTGTTGAAGACGGACACCGAGGTTTGTCTCCTTGCCGGTCGGGCCTGAGCACTGTACGTACACGGGCACGGCAGGTGGGCCCCACCGCAACGGCCATCGTAAGCGAGGACGTGGCCGCGTCGGGAGGTCCGCCGTTCCCGTGAGGGCACGGGTGCCCGGATTGAGAACGTACGGGGGACACCGAAGGTGCCGCATCGCCCGGAGGGATTACCGAAAATACTTCGCCCGCGGTACTGCGACGGCAGCAGAATTCGTTCATGGAGCCCACGACACTGAGCACGGACCGGCTGGTATTGCGTCCTTTCGTCCCGTCCGACGAGGACGAGGTGTATGCGGCGGCCCAGGACGCCGACATCCAGCGCTGGACGCTGGTCCCCTCCCCCTACGAGCGCGAGCACGCGCACGCCTTCGTGAACGAGATCGTCCCGAACGGCTGGAGCGAGGGCACGGCCTTCCCCTTCGCCGTACGTCTGGCCACCGACGGCACCCTGGTCGCGTCCGTCGGCGTGCACGTCCACGGCGCGGAGAGCTACGAGATCGGCTACTGGGCGGTCAAGGAACACCGCGGCCGGGGCTACATGGCCGAGGCCGTCCTGGCCGTCGCCCGCTGGGCCTTCACCGAGCTGGGCGTCGCACGGCTGGAATGGCGGGCCGAGGTCGGAAACACGGGCTCGCGCGCCGTGGCCGAGAAGGCCGGCTTCCGGGTCGAGGGCGTCATGCGGGCCGGCATCGAGCGGCGCGGCACCGCCCGCGACTGCTGGGTCGGCGCCCTGCTCCCCTCCGACCTGGGCCTGTCCTCGGCGATCCCCTACCTGCCGTCTTCCGCCGCCTGAGGCCCCTGCAGAATCCGGTCATGGAGACGATCACTCTGACCACCGATCGCCTCGTGCTGCGCCCTCACACCCCCGAGGACACCGCCGAGGTGCACGCCGCCTGCCAGGACCCCGAGATCCAGCACTGGATCCCGGTACCGGTGCCGTACCGCCGCGAGGACGCGGAGGAGTTCGTCACGGAAACGGTTCCCCGGGGGTGGCGCGACGGCACCGAGTTCAACTTCGCGGTCCGGCTCGGGGCGGGCGGCCCGCTCGTGGCCGCCCTGGGCGTCATCCCGCGCGGCCCGCACGCGCACGAGGTCGGCTACTGGGCGGTCGCCGGGCACCGGGGCCGCGGCTACATGACCGAGGCCGTGCGGGCCGCGGCCCGCTGGGCCTTCACCGAGGCCGGCTGCGTACGCCTGATCTGGCGTGCCGGGATCGGCAACACCGCCTCCCGCGCCGTCGCCGAGAAGGCCGGCTTCGTCGTCGAGGGCGTCCAGCGCGCGGGCATGGAGCACCGAGACACCCTGCGCGACTGCTGGGTGGGCGCCCTGCTCCCCTCCGACCTCGGCCTGCCCTCCCGGCTGCCGTACCGGCCGGCTGCCGGTGACCGGCTCCAGGCTGCGGACGTGGCCCCGCTGTCAGTGGGCGCCCCTAGGCTGCGGGGATGACCTCGCTTTCGCTGTCCGCCGACGAAGCCCGCCGGATCGCCCTGCGCGCGCAGGGCTTCCTGGGGGCGCCCGACCGGCGCGGAGGGGTGCGCGGCGTCCTGCGCAACCTGGGCGCCGTGCAGCTGGACACCATCTCGGTCCTGGCCCGCTCGCA is drawn from Streptomyces sp. NBC_01232 and contains these coding sequences:
- a CDS encoding GNAT family N-acetyltransferase, with amino-acid sequence METITLTTDRLVLRPHTPEDTAEVHAACQDPEIQHWIPVPVPYRREDAEEFVTETVPRGWRDGTEFNFAVRLGAGGPLVAALGVIPRGPHAHEVGYWAVAGHRGRGYMTEAVRAAARWAFTEAGCVRLIWRAGIGNTASRAVAEKAGFVVEGVQRAGMEHRDTLRDCWVGALLPSDLGLPSRLPYRPAAGDRLQAADVAPLSVGAPRLRG
- the secA gene encoding preprotein translocase subunit SecA, with product MSVFNKLMRAGEGKILRKLHRIADQVNSIEEDFVNLSDAELRALTDEYKQRFQDGETLDDLLPEAFATVREAAKRVLGQRHYDVQIMGGAALHLGYVAEMKTGEGKTLVGTLPAYLNALSGKGVHLITVNDYLAERDSELMGRVHKFLGLEVGCILANMSPAQRREQYGSDITYGTNNEFGFDYLRDNMAWSQDELVQRGHNFAVVDEVDSILVDEARTPLIISGPADQATKWYGDFAKLVTRLTRGEAGQPLKGIEETGDYEVDEKKRTVAIHETGVAKVEDWLGIENLYESVNTPLVGYLNNAIKAKELFKNDKDYVVIDGEVMIVDEHTGRILAGRRYNEGMHQAIEAKEGVDIKDENQTLATITLQNFFRLYSKLSGMTGTAMTEAAEFHQIYKLGVVPIPTNRDMVRKDQPDLIYRTEVAKFAAVVDDIAEKHEKGQPILVGTTSVEKSEYLSQQLSKRGIPHEVLNAKQHDREATIVAQAGRRGAVTVATNMAGRGTDIKLGGNPDDLAEAELRQQGLDPEEHIEEWAHALPSALTRAEAAVKAEFEEVKDLGGLYVLGTERHESRRIDNQLRGRSGRQGDPGESRFYLSLGDDLMRLFKAQMVERVMAMANVPDDVPIENKMVTRAIASAQSQVETQNFETRKNVLKYDEVLNSQREVIYGERRRVLEGEDLQEQVRFMMDDTIDAYIAAETVEGFAEEWDLERLWSAFRQLYPVKVTIEELEEAAGDRAGITAEFIAESVKDDIHEQYETREKTLGSEIMRELERRVVLSVLDRKWREHLYEMDYLQEGIGLRAMAQKDPLVEYQREGFDMFNAMQEGIKEESVGYLFNLEVQVEQQVEELPVQDAAPSLSKEPAGARPEIRAKGLDAPQRPDRLHFSAPTVDGEGGVIEGDFDSDAAGGEGDGMTRAERRKAQKAAGGRRRKK
- a CDS encoding GNAT family N-acetyltransferase; the encoded protein is MEPTTLSTDRLVLRPFVPSDEDEVYAAAQDADIQRWTLVPSPYEREHAHAFVNEIVPNGWSEGTAFPFAVRLATDGTLVASVGVHVHGAESYEIGYWAVKEHRGRGYMAEAVLAVARWAFTELGVARLEWRAEVGNTGSRAVAEKAGFRVEGVMRAGIERRGTARDCWVGALLPSDLGLSSAIPYLPSSAA